In one window of Candidatus Scalindua sp. DNA:
- a CDS encoding YaeQ family protein, which translates to MGSKVNILRVNLNISDLDRNYYQEHKFTIAHQPPETGIYIVARILAFTLNAHERLVNTKGTDTKHEPAIWQKDLTGAIELWIELGEADEKRTRKACSRSKHVIIYTYKEGSSAIWWKHISSKFNLFKNLSVISLPAQALEDLTSMIDRTMVWQCTIQDRHVWITDNDRTVEFDPILWKEQEI; encoded by the coding sequence ATGGGAAGTAAAGTAAATATATTGAGAGTAAACTTGAACATTTCGGACTTAGACCGTAACTATTATCAGGAACACAAGTTTACTATAGCTCATCAACCGCCTGAGACGGGGATATATATAGTTGCCCGCATATTGGCGTTTACTCTAAATGCACATGAACGGCTCGTAAACACCAAAGGAACTGATACAAAGCATGAGCCGGCCATATGGCAAAAAGATTTAACAGGCGCTATTGAATTGTGGATTGAACTTGGCGAAGCTGATGAGAAGCGCACGCGCAAAGCATGCTCCCGTTCAAAACATGTCATTATCTACACTTATAAAGAAGGGAGCTCCGCCATCTGGTGGAAACATATAAGTTCCAAGTTTAACTTATTTAAAAATTTGTCCGTAATAAGCCTGCCCGCGCAAGCCCTGGAGGATTTGACCTCAATGATAGACCGAACAATGGTATGGCAATGCACTATTCAGGACAGGCATGTCTGGATTACCGACAACGACCGGACCGTTGAGTTTGATCCAATACTATGGAAAGAGCAGGAAATATAA
- the umuD gene encoding translesion error-prone DNA polymerase V autoproteolytic subunit — protein sequence MIDFYKAKIDKNIKLPLYEFPVSAGFPSPAEDFVDKHLDLNEYIVKHPAATFFVRVKGNSMQDCGISDGDLVVVDRALDPGDKSIVVAFLSGEFTIKRVRYKKGELYLVPENREYEPIRVTEEMDFQVWGVVTHAIKEIR from the coding sequence ATGATTGACTTTTATAAGGCGAAAATAGACAAAAATATTAAACTTCCTCTATATGAGTTTCCTGTTTCCGCCGGTTTTCCGAGCCCGGCAGAAGACTTTGTTGATAAGCATCTGGATCTGAACGAGTATATCGTGAAACACCCGGCAGCAACGTTCTTTGTCAGGGTGAAGGGGAATTCAATGCAGGATTGCGGAATTTCAGATGGTGATCTGGTTGTGGTTGATCGCGCGCTTGATCCGGGTGATAAATCAATTGTTGTCGCGTTCTTAAGCGGAGAATTTACCATAAAGCGGGTTCGGTACAAAAAAGGTGAATTATATCTGGTCCCCGAGAATAGAGAGTATGAACCGATCAGGGTTACCGAAGAGATGGATTTTCAGGTATGGGGAGTAGTGACGCATGCTATTAAGGAAATAAGATGA
- the serB gene encoding phosphoserine phosphatase SerB has protein sequence MEESGDFIVITVNGPDAQGIVSSFTSILSENEVRIVDIEQIVIHNLILLSMLLDLRQSKGGQISLLKDLLLEAKRLNVDLDFKVASRYDQLQYDNNFLYAITCLGDKITADVLARISKAMYSENVNIERIRQLSQGELSCVEMIVNTDKSINVRDITRKLLSISSEFGVDIAVQKENIFRRSKRLVVMDMDSTLIQVEVIDELAKAVGRGDEVSAITRKAMNGEISFNESLDKRVLLLAGLDEEALDKIYNNIPFTPGAKKFIKILKKIGYKTAVISGGFTFFTDRLKKELGLDYAFANNLEIKDGKITGKVTGRIINAEFKAKILEDIANKEEINLDQVVAIGDGANDLLMLDKAGLGIAFNAHKAVREKANYNISQKNLDSIIYLLGISEKEKNTI, from the coding sequence ATGGAAGAATCGGGTGATTTTATCGTAATAACAGTTAACGGGCCGGATGCGCAGGGTATTGTTTCATCTTTCACCTCAATACTATCTGAGAATGAGGTAAGAATCGTTGATATTGAACAGATTGTTATACATAATCTAATATTGCTCTCTATGTTATTAGACCTGAGGCAGAGTAAAGGAGGTCAAATATCATTACTTAAGGATTTGCTGCTTGAGGCGAAAAGACTTAATGTTGATCTTGACTTTAAAGTAGCGTCAAGGTATGACCAGCTGCAATATGACAATAATTTCTTATACGCGATCACATGCCTGGGAGATAAAATAACAGCGGATGTGCTTGCCAGGATTTCGAAGGCAATGTATTCTGAAAACGTTAATATAGAAAGAATTAGACAGCTCAGCCAGGGAGAACTTAGTTGTGTTGAGATGATTGTCAACACCGACAAATCAATAAACGTTCGCGATATAACAAGGAAGCTGCTCTCCATAAGCTCCGAATTTGGCGTTGACATAGCCGTTCAAAAAGAGAATATATTTAGAAGATCAAAGCGGCTTGTTGTGATGGATATGGACAGTACTCTTATACAAGTTGAAGTTATTGATGAGCTTGCAAAGGCCGTCGGCAGAGGTGACGAAGTCAGCGCTATAACACGCAAGGCAATGAATGGTGAAATAAGTTTCAATGAGTCATTAGATAAGCGTGTGCTGCTTCTCGCAGGTTTAGACGAAGAAGCTCTTGATAAAATTTACAATAACATCCCGTTCACTCCAGGCGCTAAAAAATTTATAAAAATATTAAAAAAAATAGGCTATAAAACAGCCGTAATAAGCGGAGGTTTTACGTTTTTTACCGATCGATTAAAAAAAGAACTTGGTCTTGATTATGCATTTGCCAATAATCTTGAAATAAAGGACGGAAAGATAACCGGCAAGGTCACGGGAAGAATTATCAATGCTGAATTTAAAGCAAAAATCTTAGAGGATATAGCAAATAAAGAGGAGATTAATCTGGATCAGGTAGTGGCAATTGGAGACGGCGCAAATGATTTACTAATGCTTGACAAGGCAGGTTTAGGAATAGCATTCAACGCTCACAAGGCTGTCAGAGAAAAGGCGAACTATAACATATCACAAAAAAACCTGGACTCTATAATATACCTTCTCGGCATTAGTGAAAAAGAGAAAAATACAATATAA
- a CDS encoding SUMF1/EgtB/PvdO family nonheme iron enzyme, with protein sequence MAGKKKSVSKSSGKSYKVFVSSTFLDNKERRRTVEDSITMAGMVWHGMEFFEASTRPVVEECLRHAREADVLVGIIAHRYGWEPDGMKSITEMEYDAVKERLMFLIDPELPVNQQKDYDEGSDKWKKQEKLEAFKQKISRDQIPAVFNETTLGAKVLDSLNKWRAKREEVSGKERHLQAGEEVSPPELQTDKEILSYCRKAEALHENLPVAGFAMQIKVPIDLEEMYVPLRAMVNLQGVREDFFRDAEHAEKRLRGQDAGLEISLLEAFRQSGNRRQRGIVILGDPGSGKTTHLKRLLLWCLRKDQETIGLPHDMIPVFLPLRQLKSLDQGLDAFIEEQLQGAHLNTSKGFGRRLLERQNLLFLLDGLDEVADLAGREKVAGWITEAIRVHSACRFVVTCRFAGYSPTVQLGEEFLEMHIRPLTEDQVARFIRNWYTIVERGLARDTDQATVIAAEKAESLINRLKEPDFRARRVFELTRNPLLLANICLVHRHRGALPKKRACLYEECVNVLLEHWREAKGLSVGVTARDGMRVLQPVALWLHGKEGRTRAEYSELIPIIEPVLRSVQWSGGTAREFLNTVRDESGLLTGWNPEEYGFMHLGFQEYLAAREIRTRAFHDEGVLRELASHFGESWWQEVGLILLALEDPSLFVPYLREVVKQPAFAEYTELIEASLDDAAETSTKPFIELLETEPGKDEELWERQLVALRVLERLDPEAVHNREAHLKKHPSQKIRGWIEERAVQAGQDVIVSEPGGYELVKIPGGVFTMGSPDREKGRSEAEGPVHQVQIQDFYLGRYPVTNEEYGRFLKENPEVKEPKYWADRQFNQPRQPVVGVSWDDAVRYAEWTGLRLPSEAEWEYACRAGGKTRYCNGDAEKDLDRVGWYDKNSGELLHPVGEKEPNAFGLYDMHGNVYEWVEDDWHGDYKGAPNDGKAWTDKPRGSFRVIRGGSWGDDAQRCRSALRGGLGPGARGNFVGFRLSRSV encoded by the coding sequence ATGGCCGGCAAGAAAAAATCCGTATCGAAAAGTTCAGGTAAGAGTTACAAGGTATTCGTTTCAAGTACTTTTCTCGATAATAAAGAGAGGCGGAGAACGGTTGAAGACTCCATTACGATGGCGGGAATGGTATGGCATGGGATGGAATTCTTTGAGGCCTCAACCAGACCTGTTGTGGAAGAATGCCTGCGCCACGCAAGGGAAGCGGACGTCCTCGTAGGCATCATTGCTCATCGATACGGATGGGAACCGGATGGTATGAAATCCATTACCGAGATGGAATATGATGCTGTAAAAGAGCGGCTGATGTTCCTCATTGACCCTGAACTTCCGGTGAATCAGCAGAAAGATTATGATGAAGGGTCAGATAAGTGGAAAAAACAGGAAAAACTGGAAGCCTTCAAGCAAAAAATATCGCGGGATCAAATACCTGCAGTCTTTAACGAAACCACCCTTGGCGCAAAGGTGTTGGACTCACTGAACAAATGGCGGGCGAAGAGAGAAGAAGTTTCCGGAAAAGAGAGACACCTCCAGGCCGGAGAGGAAGTTTCTCCACCAGAACTGCAAACGGATAAGGAGATCCTCTCCTATTGCCGGAAGGCGGAGGCCCTGCACGAAAACCTGCCGGTTGCAGGTTTTGCCATGCAGATCAAGGTGCCCATTGACCTTGAAGAGATGTATGTGCCCCTGCGAGCCATGGTCAACCTCCAGGGCGTCAGGGAGGATTTTTTCCGGGACGCGGAGCATGCCGAAAAAAGACTGAGAGGTCAGGATGCCGGACTGGAGATCTCACTTCTGGAGGCATTCCGTCAATCCGGAAATCGCAGGCAGCGGGGCATTGTTATCCTTGGAGATCCGGGGTCAGGAAAGACCACCCACTTAAAGAGGCTGCTCCTCTGGTGTCTGAGAAAAGATCAGGAGACGATAGGCCTTCCCCATGATATGATCCCGGTGTTTTTACCCCTGCGTCAGTTAAAGAGTCTTGATCAGGGGCTTGACGCCTTCATCGAGGAACAGCTCCAGGGCGCCCACCTTAATACCTCCAAAGGCTTTGGCAGACGTCTCCTGGAGAGACAAAATCTGCTCTTCCTCCTGGACGGACTCGACGAAGTTGCCGACCTTGCCGGACGTGAGAAGGTCGCAGGCTGGATAACAGAAGCCATTCGCGTTCATAGTGCGTGTCGTTTTGTCGTGACATGCCGTTTCGCGGGATACAGCCCGACTGTTCAGTTAGGCGAGGAGTTTCTTGAGATGCACATCCGGCCGCTTACGGAAGACCAGGTAGCACGATTTATCCGGAACTGGTACACGATTGTAGAAAGGGGCCTTGCCAGAGATACTGATCAGGCAACGGTGATTGCTGCAGAAAAAGCCGAGAGTCTTATCAACCGTCTGAAGGAGCCCGATTTCAGGGCAAGAAGGGTGTTTGAGCTTACCCGCAACCCGCTCCTCCTTGCAAATATCTGTCTCGTCCATCGCCACCGGGGCGCCCTTCCGAAGAAGAGGGCGTGCCTCTATGAAGAGTGTGTAAACGTTCTCCTCGAACACTGGCGTGAGGCAAAAGGACTCTCTGTTGGTGTAACTGCCCGAGACGGGATGCGTGTGCTTCAACCGGTTGCATTGTGGCTGCATGGAAAGGAGGGACGTACGCGGGCAGAGTATTCTGAACTCATTCCGATCATAGAACCTGTTCTCAGATCGGTACAATGGTCAGGTGGCACTGCCAGAGAGTTTCTCAATACCGTTCGTGACGAAAGCGGGCTCCTGACAGGTTGGAATCCTGAAGAGTATGGTTTTATGCACCTCGGTTTCCAGGAATATCTTGCCGCCCGTGAGATACGAACGCGGGCATTTCATGATGAGGGTGTATTACGAGAGCTTGCCTCACACTTCGGCGAGAGCTGGTGGCAGGAGGTGGGACTTATCTTACTGGCCCTTGAAGACCCCTCCCTCTTTGTTCCTTACCTGCGCGAGGTGGTAAAACAACCCGCGTTTGCAGAATATACAGAATTGATTGAAGCCTCTCTGGATGACGCGGCAGAGACATCAACGAAACCATTCATAGAACTTCTGGAAACTGAGCCGGGAAAGGACGAAGAGTTATGGGAACGTCAGCTCGTGGCTCTCCGTGTGCTGGAACGGCTTGATCCTGAGGCAGTTCATAATCGGGAAGCACATCTCAAAAAACACCCTTCACAAAAGATTCGTGGCTGGATAGAGGAGCGTGCAGTGCAGGCCGGTCAGGATGTCATCGTATCCGAACCCGGTGGATACGAGCTCGTGAAAATACCTGGTGGAGTATTTACCATGGGATCTCCGGATCGGGAGAAGGGGAGATCTGAAGCAGAAGGACCTGTCCATCAGGTACAGATTCAGGATTTTTATCTGGGGCGTTACCCCGTGACCAATGAGGAGTATGGACGGTTTCTCAAGGAGAATCCAGAGGTTAAGGAACCGAAGTACTGGGCCGACCGGCAATTCAACCAGCCGCGTCAGCCGGTAGTAGGGGTGAGCTGGGATGACGCCGTACGGTATGCAGAATGGACTGGGCTACGGCTACCGAGCGAGGCAGAATGGGAGTATGCCTGCCGTGCGGGGGGTAAGACTCGTTACTGTAATGGTGACGCAGAAAAAGACCTGGATCGAGTGGGATGGTATGATAAGAATTCGGGAGAACTGCTTCATCCTGTTGGAGAAAAAGAGCCGAACGCCTTCGGTCTTTATGATATGCATGGAAACGTGTATGAATGGGTGGAGGACGACTGGCACGGTGATTACAAGGGGGCACCCAATGACGGAAAGGCATGGACCGATAAACCGAGAGGCTCCTTCCGTGTGATTCGCGGCGGCAGCTGGGGCGACGATGCGCAGCGCTGCCGGTCGGCGCTCCGGGGCGGCCTCGGGCCCGGCGCCCGCGGCAACTTCGTTGGCTTTCGCCTTTCCAGGTCAGTGTAA
- a CDS encoding SEC-C domain-containing protein: MSKLGRNEPCHCGSGKKYKKCCLNKDEEKNRMDINGNNEGYIDDDFEAIFEEEEEEIDDTEFEDITDKEDHKKINNKLKELRKKYSCKKFEEEPPDISPDEQKIVDTWWHKFEDVYMKNFDLFKCIYLIKDFIINHPKLVPNLYLHEEAIFEIEGNSLKSGNYDDFIEFLKWYRDNFFKAYILGGTYYDLSLITYQLVNGDVENITKYFSIYREYPDHDPDNLMRLVDIFKATNNQELLIELLKDIYPYVYYSPGIIGVEDFVQPILKDAFCKYLKRDYTDQDIDSIVNTMKDFSNLFPDMFVQTNREFWIHLLEDMYKRVPEEKHLKNKKEAEEYFAHIKNNFEVFLHEARGKHWITAEYYSVLILEYLFKPLEKNKIAKKPFLLNKAVVNNYLATQFRDIIGIREIPSLSFIQALFYFNEYLGETGLISSECRDSNEGVCRDLYEILYRICLKSNYGARLFEKFPQC, encoded by the coding sequence ATGAGCAAGTTAGGAAGAAATGAACCATGTCACTGCGGTAGTGGGAAAAAGTACAAAAAATGCTGCCTGAATAAGGACGAAGAAAAAAACCGGATGGACATTAATGGTAATAATGAAGGTTACATTGATGATGATTTTGAAGCAATTTTTGAGGAAGAGGAAGAGGAGATTGACGACACTGAATTTGAAGATATCACCGATAAGGAAGATCACAAGAAAATTAATAATAAGTTAAAAGAGTTGAGGAAGAAATATTCCTGTAAGAAATTTGAAGAGGAACCACCGGATATTTCTCCGGATGAACAGAAGATTGTTGACACCTGGTGGCATAAGTTTGAAGACGTCTATATGAAAAACTTTGATCTTTTCAAGTGTATATATCTGATAAAAGATTTTATAATTAATCACCCAAAACTTGTTCCAAATTTATATTTACATGAAGAGGCAATATTTGAAATTGAAGGCAATTCATTAAAGTCAGGTAATTATGATGATTTTATCGAATTTTTAAAATGGTACAGAGATAATTTTTTTAAAGCTTATATTCTGGGTGGGACCTATTATGATCTGTCTTTGATAACGTATCAACTTGTCAATGGTGATGTTGAAAATATTACTAAGTATTTTTCAATTTACAGAGAGTACCCTGACCACGATCCTGACAACCTCATGCGATTGGTGGATATATTCAAGGCAACTAATAATCAAGAGTTGCTTATTGAATTATTAAAAGATATATATCCATATGTTTATTATTCACCGGGTATAATTGGAGTGGAGGATTTTGTACAACCAATCTTAAAGGATGCGTTTTGTAAATATCTGAAGAGAGATTATACCGATCAGGACATAGATTCAATAGTTAACACCATGAAAGATTTTTCCAACCTTTTCCCTGATATGTTTGTACAAACCAACAGAGAATTCTGGATTCATTTACTTGAAGATATGTATAAGCGTGTTCCTGAGGAAAAACATCTAAAAAACAAAAAAGAGGCTGAAGAATATTTTGCCCATATCAAAAATAATTTTGAAGTGTTTTTACATGAAGCAAGAGGTAAACATTGGATTACTGCGGAGTATTATTCCGTTTTAATACTTGAATATCTTTTCAAACCACTGGAAAAAAATAAGATTGCCAAAAAACCATTTCTGTTGAATAAAGCCGTAGTTAATAACTATCTGGCAACTCAATTTCGCGACATCATCGGTATTCGTGAAATCCCAAGCTTATCATTTATCCAGGCGTTATTTTATTTCAATGAATATTTGGGAGAAACAGGATTAATTTCATCAGAGTGTCGGGATTCTAATGAAGGTGTCTGTCGCGATTTGTATGAGATTCTTTATCGAATTTGCCTGAAATCCAATTATGGCGCGAGATTGTTTGAAAAATTCCCACAATGTTAA
- a CDS encoding Y-family DNA polymerase, which produces MRQDTVLALVDCNNFYVSCERVFDPALAAIPVMVLSNNDGCVVARSNEVKALGIRMGIPVFQCDNMIKRHKIRVFSSNYSLYADMSRRVMETLKQFTPDIEIYSIDEAFLSLTGLRCEDYAACGRGIRQTVMKWTGISVSVGIAQTKTLTKVANEIAKKHPRYGGVVDLSKGPGREIDFYLEQLGVEDVWGVGHQYAKLLRGQGIKTARDLKYADMEWVRKRMTVMGERCVLELRGIPCFGLDRYPMPKKGIRSSRSFGKPVATREELEEAVASYVSRAAEKLRSQNSCANILIVYIKTNKFKRDEPQYANSLHIRLKEPTANTIDLTRHALQGLGKIYKPGYRYKKAGILLEGIQTDSLIQLHLFSSLDYAGREREEKLMETVDRINRRWGRGSLRLAAEGIRQRWKMRRSMLSPAYTSKWEDLLIISV; this is translated from the coding sequence ATGAGACAGGACACGGTTTTGGCGCTGGTGGATTGTAACAATTTTTACGTTTCCTGTGAGAGGGTGTTTGATCCGGCGCTTGCAGCCATTCCCGTAATGGTACTCTCTAACAACGATGGTTGCGTTGTTGCACGGTCAAACGAGGTGAAGGCCCTTGGTATCAGGATGGGGATCCCTGTTTTTCAGTGTGACAACATGATTAAGAGGCACAAGATCAGGGTGTTCTCTTCAAACTATTCGCTTTATGCCGACATGTCACGCAGGGTGATGGAGACGTTGAAACAGTTTACGCCCGATATCGAGATCTACTCTATCGATGAGGCCTTTCTTTCTCTTACGGGACTACGGTGTGAAGATTATGCTGCATGCGGAAGGGGAATTCGGCAGACGGTAATGAAGTGGACGGGGATATCGGTGTCGGTTGGTATTGCACAGACGAAGACCCTGACAAAAGTTGCCAATGAGATAGCGAAGAAACATCCCCGATACGGAGGAGTTGTGGATCTGAGTAAGGGCCCGGGGAGGGAAATCGACTTTTACCTTGAGCAGCTCGGGGTTGAGGATGTGTGGGGTGTTGGTCATCAGTATGCGAAGCTGCTGCGGGGACAGGGGATTAAGACGGCAAGGGATCTAAAGTATGCGGATATGGAATGGGTACGCAAGAGAATGACCGTAATGGGCGAACGATGCGTCCTTGAGTTGAGGGGAATCCCCTGTTTTGGATTGGATCGATACCCCATGCCCAAAAAAGGGATCCGCAGTTCCCGTTCTTTTGGAAAGCCTGTTGCTACGCGGGAGGAGCTGGAGGAGGCGGTAGCCTCATACGTAAGCAGGGCGGCTGAAAAGCTCAGGAGCCAGAACTCCTGCGCCAATATACTGATTGTCTATATTAAAACGAATAAGTTTAAAAGAGATGAGCCACAATATGCAAATTCTCTCCATATCAGGCTGAAGGAGCCTACGGCAAATACCATCGATCTGACAAGGCATGCGCTGCAGGGGCTGGGTAAGATATATAAACCGGGATATCGGTACAAAAAAGCCGGTATTCTCCTGGAAGGGATCCAGACGGATAGCCTGATACAGTTACACCTCTTCAGCTCCCTTGATTATGCGGGGAGAGAACGGGAGGAAAAACTCATGGAGACAGTGGACAGGATAAACAGAAGATGGGGGAGGGGGAGCCTGAGACTGGCGGCGGAGGGGATACGGCAGAGATGGAAGATGAGGAGATCGATGCTTTCACCGGCATATACGAGTAAGTGGGAAGATCTCCTCATAATTAGTGTTTGA
- a CDS encoding DNA-3-methyladenine glycosylase I, which yields MAKTRCDWVTTSPLYIDYHDNEWGVPVHDDRKLFEFLILEGAQAGLSWETVLKKRENYRKAFSNFDPEKISRYGDKKIEALLGDKGIIRNRLKITSAINNARRFLEVRKEFETFDTYIWQFVDGRPITNRYKSIGELPATTKISDAMSRDLKKRGFTFVGSTICYAHMQATGMVNDHIVDCYRYKEIKGI from the coding sequence ATGGCTAAAACACGTTGTGACTGGGTAACTACCAGTCCTCTTTATATTGATTATCATGACAATGAATGGGGGGTGCCCGTACATGATGACAGAAAGTTATTTGAGTTTCTCATCCTGGAGGGTGCTCAGGCAGGACTGAGCTGGGAAACCGTTTTAAAGAAAAGAGAAAATTATCGCAAGGCATTCAGCAATTTTGATCCCGAGAAGATATCCCGGTATGGTGACAAGAAAATAGAGGCATTACTGGGGGATAAGGGAATTATTAGAAATAGACTGAAAATAACATCCGCAATAAATAACGCCAGAAGATTTCTTGAAGTCCGGAAGGAATTTGAAACATTTGATACATATATCTGGCAGTTCGTTGATGGAAGGCCCATCACCAACAGGTATAAGTCTATCGGGGAACTCCCGGCTACAACAAAAATATCTGACGCAATGAGCAGGGATTTGAAAAAAAGGGGGTTCACGTTTGTTGGCTCTACTATCTGTTACGCACATATGCAGGCAACGGGAATGGTTAATGATCATATAGTAGACTGCTATCGATACAAAGAAATTAAAGGCATTTAA
- a CDS encoding DUF4065 domain-containing protein encodes MVKFYKNLGIKLKKIREKLDLSQEALAKKLGVSRVAISQIETGDRKISAEEIVKLAKVFNIPTDVLLDIKKDVEIIFEKTVKKSKKKNDIRISVPQRNLQKFKEILIYILGKVGSKPNIGETVLYKLLYFIDFNFYEKYEEQLIGATYIKNHHGPTPKEFVKIVKELEGKDLVKVQDKYFQYPQTKYLPLRKPDLTQFKAHEKEAIDDVLNSLSNMNASEISEYSHNDVPWQTTEDGEIIEYEAVFYRTPPYSVRNYSEKEI; translated from the coding sequence ATGGTTAAATTTTATAAAAATCTAGGGATAAAGCTTAAAAAGATAAGAGAAAAATTAGACTTGTCGCAGGAAGCATTGGCAAAAAAGTTAGGAGTAAGCAGGGTTGCTATTTCACAAATTGAAACTGGTGACAGGAAGATTAGTGCGGAAGAAATAGTCAAGTTAGCTAAGGTTTTCAATATTCCTACGGATGTTTTGTTAGATATAAAAAAAGATGTTGAGATTATATTTGAGAAAACTGTGAAGAAATCAAAGAAGAAAAACGACATTAGAATTAGTGTTCCTCAGCGAAATTTGCAGAAATTTAAAGAGATATTGATTTATATCCTCGGGAAAGTTGGATCAAAACCTAACATAGGAGAGACAGTTTTATATAAACTTCTTTATTTCATAGATTTTAATTTTTATGAGAAGTATGAAGAACAGCTGATAGGGGCAACATATATAAAAAACCATCATGGGCCGACGCCTAAAGAATTTGTAAAGATTGTAAAAGAATTGGAAGGTAAGGACTTGGTCAAAGTGCAGGATAAATATTTCCAATATCCACAGACAAAGTATTTGCCTTTAAGGAAACCTGATCTTACTCAATTTAAGGCGCATGAAAAAGAAGCGATAGATGATGTTTTGAATAGTCTATCAAACATGAATGCTTCCGAGATCAGCGAATACTCTCATAATGATGTACCATGGCAAACTACCGAGGATGGTGAAATTATTGAATATGAAGCAGTGTTTTATAGAACTCCGCCTTATTCAGTGAGAAATTATAGTGAAAAAGAAATTTAA